The Deltaproteobacteria bacterium genome segment AGAAACACTTTCGCTCATTTCCCGATATGGAACTCCATGAGGCTGATTATGAATGTGCCGCAGAATTTTTTAACATAGCCAGGAAAAAAGGAATACAGGGTTCCAATACAGATTTCCTCATATGCGCTGCCGCTAACCGTTATGGCATGACTATCTTTACAAATGATAAAGATTTTACTCTCTTCCAAAAGTGTCTCCCCGTTAAACTTCATCGTTCAAGATTAAGATAAAAAAGAAATAATCAGACACAGATTTACACTGACTCAGGGACTTTACCACTGAAGCACGGAAGAGGGGAGGTACGGAAATAAGAAAGTTTTAAATTCCGTCTTTCCCTAATTCCGTGATTCTGTGTAAAAAATATAAATCCTGCCAATGAAAGATTAAAAATCATATTTCATCAGTGAAAATCAGTGTCGAAAAAAGAGTTTTAAGGGTTTTAAAAATCCATTTAATCCTGCAAATCCTGTCAAAGAAAAAAAGAATTAAAAGATTTGTTTTTAGACGGGATTGACGGGATAAAGAGCGAAAGAATAATGAGATACAGATTAACACCAAGCCAAAGGACTTAACCACTGAAGCACGGAAAAAATAGTTCACGCGTATCCACTCAACTGCATTGATCCCCCCACTTTAGTAAAGGGTGGTGAGGGGCATAGGCCTTTCCTCCTCTCCCTTCATTATACTGTTACCTATGTCTATATGTTATTCTGTTACCCAGCTTACTAGGTTGTACCCTTCACATCTCCCCTCCTTGATAAGGAGGGGATTAAGGGGTGGTTGGGCTATGGTAGTGAGGGGGGATTTGCAAATCATTGAATCAGAACATCCCCCCTGACAGGCATCATTGATTCACTCTTCATGCCCCTGGTGGATAAATATTTTTCAAAAAAGCAAAAAAAATGAAAAAATATTCTCAACAAAATTAGCAACTTATAAACTCATCTAATATTATTGCTTTAAATCAAACTTCTGTCTCTTGACAGGATTGTTAATTGGATATATGTTGCTAACCCGGTTTTTTTTCATTAAGTCAGGATTCACATGTGCCGGTAAAAAGTTTTGTGAAGAATTAAGGCCGATCATTATGAGAGGCGAATTATGAAACGATTTAAATTTAATATTCTTGCAATAATTATTTTTGTTTTTTTTGTGCTGCCAACCCCGGTACATGCATCTTGCTATAATATAGGGGAGGTTCAGTCCCTTTTGATATCAGGGTATTGCATGACCGGAGATCAAAATTGTTGCTAACAATGCCTGAATTGTCCTGTTAAAGAGCGGATATGGATTTGCCGACCGTGATCGGAATCCCTTCAGCAATCACCTGTGATTATATTTTTTGAAAGGTTGAAAAAATATGAAAAGAGCAATTTTATATACATTGGCTTCGATAGTCCTGGTTTCCTTTGCCTTTCCCCTATCTGCCGGCGCCTGCTATAGAATGGAGACGCTACAACAGGTTCTCGATAATTACGCCGGCTCCTGCGAACTGGAATATACATATGAATCCTATAATGGTGGCGATCTGGTATACGCCAAAGTATGGGAAATATGTAACAACAATAGAGAAAGTTGGGTATCCTATGCCGAGAATGACGGAATGTTTGATCAAAGTTTTTGTGGAAATGTTTTGCGTTGTAATGGGACTGGAGGTTATGACTATAAGTGTGGCCAATACTATAATGTGAAAGACTGGGCAGCATTGATTAACACATATTGTGACGGTTCAACAACCAACGCATATTTCGGGCCGCCTGCGGGGATGGCCTCGCAAGGTGAGTGCCTCATCGGTTCCGGAACCATTCCGAATGCGTGTGATGATTACAGTAAAACGCTCTATGCCAGTATCATGATCAAGGACTGCAAGGATCTGGACGGCGATGGGCAATATAGGGAAGGTGACTATTATTGCCCCTGCGGTGATGACTGTGATGATTCCGACGGAGACATATATCCTGGAAATACGGAAAGCTGTGATAACCAGGATAATGACTGTAACGGTATAGCAGACGATAATATACCGGGTGCGGGTGATTCCTGCAACATTCCGGGCGAGTTAGGTCTTTGTGCTATAGGGGCGGAGGCATGCGTAGATAATGATGGGACTTTTGAGATGCAGTGTGTCCAGACCTATAGCAGCAGGCCAGAGGTTTGTGACGGAAAGGATAACGACTGCGACGGTGTTACTGATGAGGATAACCCAGGAGAAGGCGACTATTGTCACACCGGTCTTGACGGTATCTGTGGTCCTGGTACCACAGTTTGTGATGGTGCTAACGGTGTTGTTTGTCAGCAGAATGAATATGCAGGGCCTGAAATATGTGATGGATTAGATAATGATTGTAATTCAGCTACCGCTGATGGCTCCGGTGAAGCTGGTTATGGAACTTCCTGTACTAACGGTACCGGTCCCTGTGCAAATGATACGGGAACTAAAATATGCAATGGCACAGAGTTGGTATGTAATGCGATACCATATGCACCCGGTGAAAGAAACTGTAAAAGCAGTGCCGATAACAACTGCAATGGCATAGATGACAATAAAGAAAAGGACTGCAATGATGACGACGGTAAGACATGCATCGGTTCAACGGCAGATGTAAGAACCGGAAAATACAAACATTCACAGGGACTCTTCGGCGGAGCCGTTCTTTATTATGACAGTTTCGGCGCCTATAGCAGCACCGTAGCGCCCCAGTGGCGGCTCGGTTACAATATGACGCTGGAAGCCAAGTCCGGTGGGACTGTGATTATTACTGAAGGGGACGGTCAGCAGCGTGCCTATGTGCCGACCATAGATGGTTACATTTCAGGAGAGGGTGATACTTCGACACTGAACGATAACGGTGACGGCACCTGGGATATGACCTCCGTTAGCGGTACCGTATCTCACTTTGATGTTGATGGGAAACCGGCATCCATCACCGCCAAAACGGGCGAAACTGTCTTAATGACTTATTCGTCCGGCCTGCTTGTCAGCATCACTGATTCCACAGAACCGGCCCCTGTTACCATTGACTATGTGGACGGCATAATTGATACTCTTACCGATTCATACGGTAATGTTTATGATTTGAATTACTATCCTGACGGCACATTGCAGGAGGTCGTCTATCCGCTGCCGCTGTCCTATACGCTCGATGTACCGCAACCTGACGGAACAACGCAGTCTGTGACTTATCCCGGTGCAGGCGCTACCAATCCCAAATGGACATACACCTATGAAAACGGTCTCCTCAAGACAAAAACTGATACTAACGGCAAAGTAACGACCTACAATTTTGTAAACGGCAAGATTGAATCTTCGACTGTCTCCAGTGATTACGGAGACAGAACGCAAGACCTGAATTTTGGTAATTACACAGGGGATCAGCGTGAGACGATAAAAACGGGCATGGATGGTGGTGACTGGAAGTACCGCTACAGTGCATCCTCCGGTAAAATTACCGAAAAGGAAGATCCTGAAGGCGGTATTACCCGCTATGAATATGAGGGTGATCTCGTCAAACACATCTTTTCACCTGATAACCAGCGCGAATCCATTTACCGCTATGACGGGAACGACAACTTGCTTGTCTCCGTAGAAAAGGAACTCGTCGGCGCTATGCGTGCCTACTCGACAACCTATAGTTACAACGCCTTTGGATTGTTGTCGACGACAAGTACGCCTCTTGAAGGCGCCTTTGATGACGCTGGCCTTCCTGTTAGCTCCATAACAAACACCTACCGTTACGATGACAAGGGACAAACAACTTACATCGGTGACTCTCTCGGCAGAGAGACCTTCATTCATTACTCGACTATCGGTGCGGAAAAGCATGTAACAACGACGGACCCTTTGGGCAGGGTAAGCATCGTGGTTTACGATGATAAAGACAGGCTCATCTCCTCTACGGCGCCCAGTTCCGTCACCGGCGTCGATGCAAGCACTTCCTATACCTATGGTGTTCTGGGTAATATGTCGACCGTTACCGATACTGCGGGACGGGTAACGCGCTATAAGTATGATTCTCTCGGCCGTATGGTACAGATTATCGGTTCAAATGATACCAGGATAACTAATGTATACAACACTGACGGTTCCATCGAGTCCGTCATCGACGCCGAAGGGAACAAAACAAGTTATAGCTATACCAACCTGGGCCAACAAAAGGTCATCATTGACGCCCTTAATAATGCCACCTTCATGAGTTACAGCGCGGCAGGCTGCGGCAGTTGCGGCGGCGGTGTGGACAAACTGGCACAGGTAACCGACGCCAACGGCAAGGCCACGACCTACACTTACGACAAGCTGGGCAGGCTGCTTAGCGAGTCCGACGCAACGGGACTGCAAAAGAGTTTAAGTTATAATACCAACCGCTATGAATACACCAAAACCGACGCCAGGGGAATTGCCGTTACTTATGTTAATGACTACATGGGCCGCCTCATTGTAAAGAAGGTTGACGGTGTAACGAAAGAGACTTACAGCTACTACCTGAACGGCGGGCTGCATACGGCCCAGAAGGACGGCCTCACTTATAGCTACACCTATTATGCCGGCGGGCAGGTGAGGGACGTAAGCGACTCGAACGGCAAAACGCTTTCCTATAAGTACAATGCTGCGGGAAGCAGGACAGAAGTCAAAATCTCGGACGGCGTTAATCCTGACCGTACCCTTACCTACAACTATACTGATGCCAATCAGCTCGATACCATCACAGCGGAACCCGGTGTTTTTGACTTCGACTATCGTGTTGACGGTAGCCGGGAGACATTGAGCTATCCCAACGGCGTAACGACAAGTTACAGTTACGATGCAAGTGGCCGCCTCAAGGGAATAAACAGCGTTAATTCATCAGCCGCTACCATCATTTTCAGTACATACAGTACCTTCGACAAAGTAGGCAACCGAACCATGATTATCTCCGGCGACGGTACGGAGACTT includes the following:
- a CDS encoding PIN domain-containing protein — its product is MKVLVDTSIWSLALRRKESAYDPLVRELEELIREFRVHIIGPVRQEILSGIRSKEQFENLKKHFRSFPDMELHEADYECAAEFFNIARKKGIQGSNTDFLICAAANRYGMTIFTNDKDFTLFQKCLPVKLHRSRLR
- a CDS encoding MopE-related protein; translated protein: MKRAILYTLASIVLVSFAFPLSAGACYRMETLQQVLDNYAGSCELEYTYESYNGGDLVYAKVWEICNNNRESWVSYAENDGMFDQSFCGNVLRCNGTGGYDYKCGQYYNVKDWAALINTYCDGSTTNAYFGPPAGMASQGECLIGSGTIPNACDDYSKTLYASIMIKDCKDLDGDGQYREGDYYCPCGDDCDDSDGDIYPGNTESCDNQDNDCNGIADDNIPGAGDSCNIPGELGLCAIGAEACVDNDGTFEMQCVQTYSSRPEVCDGKDNDCDGVTDEDNPGEGDYCHTGLDGICGPGTTVCDGANGVVCQQNEYAGPEICDGLDNDCNSATADGSGEAGYGTSCTNGTGPCANDTGTKICNGTELVCNAIPYAPGERNCKSSADNNCNGIDDNKEKDCNDDDGKTCIGSTADVRTGKYKHSQGLFGGAVLYYDSFGAYSSTVAPQWRLGYNMTLEAKSGGTVIITEGDGQQRAYVPTIDGYISGEGDTSTLNDNGDGTWDMTSVSGTVSHFDVDGKPASITAKTGETVLMTYSSGLLVSITDSTEPAPVTIDYVDGIIDTLTDSYGNVYDLNYYPDGTLQEVVYPLPLSYTLDVPQPDGTTQSVTYPGAGATNPKWTYTYENGLLKTKTDTNGKVTTYNFVNGKIESSTVSSDYGDRTQDLNFGNYTGDQRETIKTGMDGGDWKYRYSASSGKITEKEDPEGGITRYEYEGDLVKHIFSPDNQRESIYRYDGNDNLLVSVEKELVGAMRAYSTTYSYNAFGLLSTTSTPLEGAFDDAGLPVSSITNTYRYDDKGQTTYIGDSLGRETFIHYSTIGAEKHVTTTDPLGRVSIVVYDDKDRLISSTAPSSVTGVDASTSYTYGVLGNMSTVTDTAGRVTRYKYDSLGRMVQIIGSNDTRITNVYNTDGSIESVIDAEGNKTSYSYTNLGQQKVIIDALNNATFMSYSAAGCGSCGGGVDKLAQVTDANGKATTYTYDKLGRLLSESDATGLQKSLSYNTNRYEYTKTDARGIAVTYVNDYMGRLIVKKVDGVTKETYSYYLNGGLHTAQKDGLTYSYTYYAGGQVRDVSDSNGKTLSYKYNAAGSRTEVKISDGVNPDRTLTYNYTDANQLDTITAEPGVFDFDYRVDGSRETLSYPNGVTTSYSYDASGRLKGINSVNSSAATIIFSTYSTFDKVGNRTMIISGDGTETSTSSYSYDDLYRLTDAGHSRVGGTEEGSQFENYTYDAIGNRQAMGNDMLNNFYPGYEIPEGSDPDYDYHKDANDNFWTPITVKWGQTSFDYDYENRLTRVKRTFNNSSTVVDYAYDVFGRRIERKVTTDGTLLLTTNYLYDNEDIVAIYENGTLTKEFIHGPGIDEPLAIKTGGSWNYYHADGLGSVMALTDGSGAKVGSTYGYDSFGNLVKGSLDKVYTYTGREWDVEAGLYYYRARFYDPEVGRFISKDPIGFAAGDVNLYSYVGQNPVNYNDPMGLEKLPECVTKLLSPYFDGLDLKQIEIHEGTFPWHVRWFSAVEPDAYTADANNIYFKSGQYDPESAKGISLIAHELVHCEQYKKEGKYEFRNKYLEEYLINRMKGMSKYDAYRNISFEQVAYIKQEKIYKKLKLLEIIIGKKLCDGCR